The Coffea arabica cultivar ET-39 chromosome 2c, Coffea Arabica ET-39 HiFi, whole genome shotgun sequence genome includes the window TTCTTGTCCAAGGGATTTATGGGATTGATCTTGAATTTACTCATTGAACATCCACAACGAACAGTGTAGTGTACACGACTAGGGTTCTTCCCGGATACAAGACTTATCCCATTAAACAGAaagaacttaaaaaaaaaaaaaaaaggcagtaTGTGTCGTGTTTAGTTATGAACTCGTAATGTTGGATTCCGACAGAGTAATAAGTGCTTGACTATCATCATAGTATGAAGACAAATTTAAAGAATGTTAAATAAAATCCGCCGGACaatcatctttttttcttttgtctggTAGAAACAATAATATAGCTGACATCAAGTCTTTGTCTTTGTTTGTACATGGGCTTAAGAGTTAATGTCCCAACATGATGTAATTTAAGAGTTGGGTATTCGGAAATCCGAAATAGCTAAAGGGCCCTAATCTATTTTTGTATCTATCAAATATTTGAAGTTTTAGAAATTTCCTCTTGCCTTTCCCCTTCCTAAAAGGCCCTAAGAGTTGGGTAGTCGCATAGGGTATGTATTTGTGGAGTTTAAAGCTTCGGACATTATGTACATGTGTATAAAGGACGTAGCCTCCGTTTTGTGAATTGGTCATGAGCAGCCTTCTCGTTTGATTAATAGAAAATTTTCTTTAGTCTCAATATCgattttcctttgtttattcGGGTGGGTTtatatttgatttttcttttttttcgggaTATTTTGTGTCGGTGCTAGTGCTACACTTATTATACAAGTACTAGGACTAATTACAAGCATTATGCGCGCTCGGACACACACAAAATATACTTATATTATCCATATAAATAAAACTACTAACCGGTTTTTACCGGACTTATTCGTACGGATGGATGAAGGGCTTGCTAGTCTGCCAGTGACGTGGAAAGTCAACTCTCGGTCAATATCCGGGAAACATCCCGATATTTTCCCTTCCTGACGAAAATTAATTTGTACTCAATGAAACCGTTCGTGCTCTCTTTCACACGCGATTGCAGAGATCTAAGGAGCTCAAACGGCGACTCCTCCggctcaccttttttttttttttttttggggaaaatcAGGCTCACCTTTCAACTTCAAATATTTTAGGTTTGTTGGCACCTTCACATGTTAACGCAATTCCATTTCATGTGCCTCACGAGCTTGGTCCAGTAATAGCAACGATCCTTTGAGATACAAAGGTTTCGGGATCGAAACTACCCCATGGAATATCTATGACGCGCCCAGATTAACATTGCATGGGATTGCAGCAGCGCTGCCTCTAGTTTGATGTGTCAGCTCGgatccaaaaaattcggattgaGCATGTTccgaattaaaaaaaaaaaattccatttcGTACCGCCCCAATCCAATCCAAACccctttaaaaataaataaataaataaacagagAGAACTGAATGTATGTTATTCAATGCCGCCAATCGTCCTTCACTTCGTACGCTCTATTTATGAATCGTGTCCTTTGCTTCGTACGCTCCATTTAAGTCATACGTATAGGTAGGTAAGTTGAGAAATGAGATAAATTAGCAACTGTCAAGGAAACAATTCACTATACTGCACCTACGGAAACTATACTACAACATACGACTGCATATAGATATTATTTGGCTTTCAATTTTAtagtagtatatatatatattgcaaaaTATTGTTGGGGTGTGGTCTAGActtgtcaacgggtcgggttcgagtcaaaactgaaaatttcgaACACCGAACCTGCTAATAATGTACCAATTTCGGACCCGACCTGTATACTCGACGGGTTTTGTGCTTATGATCTTGGAATAAGGTCTAACGGATCTCGAGTCGGGTCCGAATCTACCTAAAACAAATAAAGGCAACAAAATAATGTATTTAGAAATATTATTGTATTTAGAAATAAGGCCCCAACAAAATTAGGGTTTGTTAATTTGGTAAAAGAATTATTATtgtatttagaaatatttatattttataattattaatatattgttCGGATCGGATATGGGTCGAAATCACATATACCATAtccaactcttttttttttgtgagaatAAACAGGTATGGATTCGGATTCGAATAATGGAATTATTTCTCAAACCGTACATGAGAAAAAAATTATCGGGTTGAGCcgcaatgtttttaaactcggaccggaaaGAGGGCGGTTCACGATCTGACCGGCCGGTTCAACAGTtcaacaacttttttttttttttacttcacgGGTCTTCACTCTATAGTCTACACTGGAACTTGACGGCTAAAATACATTCACCAATATAACTTAAAAGTTAAATCTAAATTTAAGttgagataataataaatttttaaaaagttataCATGAAACCTGAAAtgataaatataactaaaatatcataattcactTCAAGTTTTCATAAATTTATTACAAACATTAATAGATATAGTCCAAATGTTCATCAATTATCacaaacaaaaatacaaaaataaataaaataaatgttaACATTCTTTCACAATTCTAAAACAGTCCATAAAAAAGTTCAACTCATATTCAAGGCAAACAATTTGAATAACAAACTTCCATCATTGGCATGACAAGGCAACAACATCcccttcacaatttcatcaatttaacctgaaaaaatttaaaactttattacaaaaaatataaatctaattggtgaagctaaaaaaaaaagccaattggtgaaacaaaaaaaaaaaagctaattgGTGAAGCTAAAAGTAAAGCTCTGGAGTATCGTCTAAAGATAATAGCGTGATGATCTTGTCGTGGATATTAGGATGTGGAAGGATTATGAagaaaacattttaaaaaaaattcaagaggagAATTGGAGTTTGGAGAAGCCGAGGAACGGAGGAAGTGAAGCCGAGGAAACTGAAATGATGTGCCGTCTGCACTTTGCTAggtcttttagggttttttttatttaatttgatttCAGATTTTTGGTTAACTTAAGTAAAATTCTACACAACAAAAGCTTGTCCTTCGATTGTGGTTTAGTGGTAAACGTACCATTATTATGGTCATGGAGACCAGAGTTTGAATCCCAGCAGCCCCATTCTTGGTCATTGTTTTGAATTTGAGGTTATTGTTTCAAAATTTGAGAACTGCGATTTACGGTTCACACGGTTTTCAGCGGTTTACACGGTTTCCAGCGGTTTTCCACTAGCTTCTAGGTTTGATACTGGCTCGGGGTCGAACCGATCGATCCGGTCCGATTCTGAAAAACATTGGGTCGAGGTCGGGTCTGAATCTGAACCGTGGACAACCCAAAGTGGTcgggtaaaatataattttgtatATAACAAAAGTTTAGAGCCCGACATGCCACAACTCTCTTACTTTGCAAGCAAACCTGAAAGAAACCATGAGATTACATTGCACTACACCCTGTAGCGCCACTCTCTTCTCCGTCATGCCACTGGTACATGTCCAGTTTTGAACTTTACTATTCTCAAGGTCGAGGGTGCCCAGGTCATTGTTAGCGCGAGGGCAATTGGAAGAGGCCCCAATAGCAGGGAGCACCACTGAGCTTTGATTCGGACAGGTTGCTTAATTTTCTGAACTGGATTTCAAAGGGACGGCAACGGATTCTTGCCTTCTAGTGGTGGAGCTGGAAGGAGGATTTATCCTGGGTGGCCTTTGTGAGGCTGGCAAATTCACTCGACATGAACCACTCTGGTCCACCATTTTCGTAGGTGATCACTTTGGAGATATTAGAAAGGGTAAATGGCATTAAACCCGTTTAATATATGGTCAAAATCACGTTTGTCTTTTAAGGCTTATTTTTTAGTACTTTACCCCAGGCtgctagtttgggagtttaggatagaaaagaaaagaaaagaaaccttaatttatgaaagaaaagaagagattttGATGTTGTTTGAGAGTTTAGGTAAGAAATGGAATGATTTGGGATATATATGCTAATAAAAATGTGTTCAATACATATTTGAGGATAAAAtggacattttaaaaaattttgttagGGTTTCTCAACTTTCCTTTGCTTTCCCGCCACATTTGGGCGGAAAAGTATAACAACTATGGCAGCAACATACCATCCATCcaaatcttttggtttcctttgttttccgtCTCTTAAAATGTCCCAAATAGCACAAAGAAAGTTTTTGttctcctttcctttcttttctgatCAAATCCGATCATCCAAACTAGTAAGGGACAAAGCAAAAGATGAAAGGATAGAAATGTAATCATATTAGTAGTTGGTGGATTAAAATATTCATGGGATGAGATCAagttttgcatttatttttttaaaaaatgaccaaaaaataTTAGAGAAAAATATGTTGCATCTCATGTtactgaaaaaaaataaattttaaaaagaaaaaggcatgaaacaataaaaaagggaaaagacaTTTTTTCTGGTGTCTAGCCATTAATtttattctttaaaaaggggaaaagacaTAACAACCCACGTACAAAAGCCAGGTCTTTTTTCTAAAGAAGAGAAAGTTGAATATCTTTATTTATAAGAAGAAGGGATTTGTTAGGATAGGGgtaattttgatcaaaagtaCTAATTGGTAAAAACatagacattttttttttaagttttatcatttttaacGGCCAAACATTGCTTTTGAACAGAAGTGGACAAAATGTTCAAAGACATCAGAGGATAAAATGCTTTTGAAACCAAACGTAAAGGATGTTTAATGCCATTTATCTTATTAGAAATCagaaatatattattttttttggaaaaaagagaGATATAATTCCACTAGCAAACAGGTAACTCGGTAATATAACTGTTGCTTATATGTTAGTATTATTACTAACATCTACTGGATGTAGAATTACTAACAATGATAATTAGTATTATGAacatttctatttttctttatttgaaaaTAATTGACATACATATGTTATGGAAttgtttatcaaaaaaaaaaaaaaaactctgtgATGATCGATGCACTATGATTGTATGTCATTTTGTATATGAACTAAAAAAATTACATGGCAAGAATTATTTTGATACAATATCCACGTGTTAAATCAAATCTATCTGATTGGTTTAATCTATGATGTTGGAAACTAGTCAAATGCATTTTCcggaaaaaaggaaacaaaaaatatttaaaattctGAATTCAGGTTCTCCCGAACTCCGATATTGGGCCTTCATGTTGTCAGTTTAAAGATGGGCACCCGGCCCggggtctttttctttttgtttaaatgGGAGAGTTCAGACTTAACAGGACCCAGAAGGTCCATGGACAGGAATAGTATAAGGCTTGAAGCTAGCAGTGCTAACAAGCGTCGAGAAACCGACTAATTAGAATATGTTGCCAGCCGGTATTAATATTCAGAATAAAGAAAGTGAAAATCACGCGTGATATTTTCTGCCCAAGTATCGCGAAGCTAGAAAGGGGAGAGCATCAGAGCAAGACACTGATCCTGAGGCAGCTTCTCGATTGACAATGGCAGACGAAGACTATGAGATGGACGGAGGGTTCGTCGATTTTGCCTCACTTTGGAGCTTTTATTGTCTTACACAGTCTTAttgtttactctttttttttttgggacattttcttcttcttgtttgaATTCTCGTTTGATTTGTCAAGTTTTGGTAGATAACCACGATGGTGCTTTTAGCCTTTTTTTTGGCTCGGCCTTGAACTCTTTTGTATCTTTTTTTCCTTGTATGCATcgatgacattttttttttcttgggtttaaaTCATGGTTTTCCTGAATAACATGTTATTGGGTTTAGGGTTTCTGAATTAGGTTTAAGTATAGAAGGAATTTGCCTCTCGTTAATGGATTTTTTTACTTGTATTTATTGGGGATGCTAAGGAAAAACAAGGTAGATTAGGTAACGAATTACACACGTCCAGGAGAAATTGAGCCCTAGGGGTGGTTCACTGATTCCAATATTGATCCTCCTTGTCCCGCCATTTGGCTGAGGTATCCATCTCCCAGGTCCCAATTTCTATCTGTACACTCCCTCGAGCATATCCAATTCCCAAGGTATTGAGGTTGGATAGAGATCATTCTTCTCAAAGACCTAAATTTTGTGTGGAAAGTATGGAAGTATGGTTTTAAAAGCCCTTATATGTTTTGTGAATCATGCTTTTGAGTATTATTGACACCAGAATTTTCGCTTGGGGTTCCTGGACAACACATGGTACGGAGGGATGTGCGCCAAAAGGTTTTGCGGTTGAACCCTTTTTGTTTGTCTGGAGGGATTCCGCTAAACCTTACTCTGAAAAGGGGTGATTTTCTGTAATCTCATGAATTTATCATGGATGGGAGAGTAATTTTGGACTTTCTTAAATATATTCCAATTGTTGAATGGTAATAAAAGTATTTGCCTTAAGTTTTGCCTTTCAATTTATCAGATTCAATTAGTGATAAAGAGAGCTTCCTGAGTTGTTGTGTTTGGCCATGTTTTTTCTCACTTACCATATATGCAATGTGGTTCAGTATTCTGTTGATACACAACGATTCTGGTTTGCTGTGGTCATCATCGCCATATCCATTTTTAATATTTGCCTTTGCCCCCAATATTTCTCCTCTAGTAGCTTTTGTAGCTAATTAAGTGATTCTGAAAACAAACTTAATATTTCATTTGCAACCTTATTGACAAAACCTTTACATGCTCAGGTATGAGGAGGAACCATTGGACCCTGAGCCAGAGGTAAGGTTTTGGCATATTTGATAGCTGTTATGGTAATCACTATGTCAACACCTAGCGTAGCTTATTGACTTTTTATTGGTTCATTTGGCAGGAAGGGGTTGAGttggaagaagaaaataataatgAAGAAAGCCCTGATCCAATTCTTggtgaaaatgaagaaaagcaaGAAGATGTGCCAGTTGAACGCCCTCGGAAAACTTCCAAGTATATGACGAAATATGAACGTGCTAGGATTTTGGGAACTCGTGCTCTGCAAATCAGGTTACAtttgcttttgaatttttttttacttgaatattattcTCAATAGATTCTGGTAAAATACCGAGTGTTATTAAATTTTATGTGGTTCTCTGGTTGTATAGCATGAATGCTCCTGTCATGGTTGAGCTGGAGGGTGAAACTGATCCACTTGAGGTAAACCTCATAACGAGCATGTCTGATTGGAgaattatattaatatattttttttacccttttctTATTGTTTTGTTTACTGTATACACCATTCTCTCTGCTTTATTGCTTGTCGTTATCCCCCTATAAGGCTGATAGTGCTTAAACTGTTCCTTAACTAGCACTTTGCATCAAATTTAACTGTAAGGGGAAAACTATTTCTTATGAAAGGAAACAAGTTCTGTTTATCTCGGAGAAGAGAAGAAGCTGTCCCTTCCAAAACATCTGACAGATTTGATTGACAAGAGgatattaaatatttattttctgATACTTGTCTGGCAGAGAACAATAAGCAAAGTACTCTGTCCTGTGGATGTTGTATGTCATGTAGAGAAACTTTTTTAAGCTATTGATGTGTCTATGATATGCCCAAAACTCGAGTTTTCTTTGGGTTTTTTTCCTTGACAAATGAGGGGTATATCATTTTTTCGTTGTTTTTTCCTTTGTGTTGTTAAACTTTGAATAAAACCAGATGACAGTAGTTGGTGGTTGCCTACCTCTTTATATTTATTCAGAAGGCTTCTGATATAATTTTATGGTGTTGAAGTTAGGAGTTTCTTGAACAAATGTAGAGACTGGTCATGGATGAGTCGTACACTTTGATGAGTTTATGTTTCAAATGTTATTATATTGACCTATGAATAAAATGACACCAGTGAAAACACACTTATTCTGTCACCCCCCCTTTCTTAGCCTTCTACCTTTGTCTATATGTCTCCTCCGTCTCGCCTTTCCTTCTCTCTCCTTCTGCAGCTCCCTCCTCCCATATTTCCTATGCACTTACACTTCCACCTCTTCTCCCGTTTCTCtttgaagaaatagaagatcCGACTTACAACCCAAACGTTCCTGGTGAGTCCAAGAAGTAGGCAGCTGCAAGGCTGAAGGGGTGATGTGGGGATGGTGGGAGTGGTTAATCAGGTCTTGGCAAGTCACTGAGTTTTGTGGCTGCCACAGATGTGGTGAATTGGAGACCAAGGGTTTTTTTTGCAGTGTGACTTGAGAGAAGTGATGGCAGTGGTGGTACCACAGCAGAAGTTAGGGATTGTTAGGTTGGTGTGTGAGAGGGTAGGATGGCTTTGGTAATGGGGTATGAGGTGGAGGAGGGTAAGTTGTCAGCAAAAGTATGTGCAATATCCTAGTCCTCCTGTTGCACTTTGATTCCTCCCCGCCCCCCAAAAAACGTGTGTTTTCAGGACTGGCTACAAAAAGCAAAAGTTTTATCATTCTGGcatattttgatttatttatttttcaattcaatCGAGTCAGGCAATGCTATATATGTCTTAAAAATGGAACTTGGCTTGGCTGGCCGGCAGATGGACATCCTGCTGTTTACTACTGTGTCATGTGATTGGTACTATGGGGAGTATAGATCTTATCCTCTCTCTTCCATGGGTGACTTTCCACCTTTAGTCTGGAACTTGTAGCATTAGTGGTTTTTCTTTCAATGGTCGTTGAAAGATTTTTGTAGCTTGATTGTGGATAATTTTGTTAGAATCGTGTTTTAGATAATTGCCCCTCCCCCTGGGGGGCCCTCACATTGAGTAATTCAATCATTTTCATGACCTTCTTTTCTGTGTTGCTGCTTATTTTAGATTGCAATGAAGGAGCTTAGAGAGAGGAAGATACCCTTCACTATCCGTCGTTACCTTCCGGATGGAAGGTAGGATACTGCCTATGTTATATGTGTACCATTCTCTTATTCATAAGGTACTGTGTTGCTCCATTTGTTTCCCCCTTTTACTCTGTTTAAGAATTATTTTCATGTATTTGTTTCAGTTATGAGGATTGGGGAGTCAATGAATTGATCGTGGAGGACTCATGGAAAAGACAAGTGGGAGGTGATTGAGAACTTGCAAAATCTAGTAAATGGTTCTTTTGAGGGCGGTACCTGTCATCAAAAGCAGAATGCTTAGAGTATTTGAAACTGTTCTAGCTGATGATATGGTAGATTTGTTACAGACTTTTAGTTGTATGTATTGTGGTGATATTGAGTAACAAAATTAAGTTCTTCTTGAACAGTTGCCAGAATACAAAACAGATTGCATCTCGTCAATCTCTTTAGTACTTGACTCTATTGTGTGTTTTTATTTTAGTATCTATACGTGGGTTGTATACGTAGCCACGCTGCAGTTGTATGTGTAGTATATTGATAGTGATGGTTGACCCATTTTCTTGCTGTTTTACCAAATTTGAAATGGCATG containing:
- the LOC113725070 gene encoding DNA-directed RNA polymerases II, IV and V subunit 6A-like — translated: MADEDYEMDGGYEEEPLDPEPEEGVELEEENNNEESPDPILGENEEKQEDVPVERPRKTSKYMTKYERARILGTRALQISMNAPVMVELEGETDPLEIAMKELRERKIPFTIRRYLPDGSYEDWGVNELIVEDSWKRQVGGD